A portion of the Deinococcus peraridilitoris DSM 19664 genome contains these proteins:
- the iolD gene encoding 3D-(3,5/4)-trihydroxycyclohexane-1,2-dione acylhydrolase (decyclizing): protein MNTFHLTVAQALVKYLAVQYSERDGVRQRLIPGVWGIFGHGNVTGLGQALEELGDSLEMPTYRPQNEQGMVHVAAAYAKHKNRLATFACTASVGPGSTNMLTGAALATVNRVPVLLLPSDFFANRIPDPVLQQLEHPSEHDLSVNDCFRPVSRFYARVSRPEQLLAALPEAMRVLTDPAETGAVTLSLPEDVQAEAYDWPAAFFEQRTWRVRRPPPEPDVVQQVAGLLRGARRPLIYCGGGVIYSGAEAALGQLAERLGVPVVETQAGKGALPWNHPMNAGPVGGIGGLAANRLVREADLIVAVGTRLGDFVTASKTAFAAGARFVGLNVVPMDAAKLGALSMVADARAGLDALQGALSGWNGTDAAYRAETLALKAEWDAAVSAARQDTGSVPPAQGAVIGTVNDAVGPHATVVCAAGSLPGDLLRLWRPEDPKAYHVEYGFSCMGYEIPGGLGVALAERGRRVVVMVGDGSYLMMNSELVTAVAENVDLTVVLVDNRAFMSIRGLQLESGSPSFNNELRHRNPTTNRTDGEVVKLDFVKHAQGLGARAVRAESLNELREALTVAGRERGVQVIVVPVNLRERVPGFESWWDVPIAATSGQEGVRARRQEYEARLKQQVRFFAPTRADRDDA, encoded by the coding sequence GTGAACACCTTTCACCTGACGGTCGCGCAAGCCCTCGTGAAGTACCTGGCCGTGCAGTACAGCGAACGCGACGGCGTGCGCCAGCGGCTCATTCCCGGCGTGTGGGGCATCTTCGGGCACGGCAATGTCACCGGGCTCGGCCAGGCCCTCGAAGAACTCGGCGACTCGCTTGAGATGCCCACCTACCGCCCGCAAAACGAGCAGGGCATGGTGCACGTCGCGGCCGCCTACGCCAAACACAAAAACCGCCTGGCCACTTTTGCCTGCACGGCCAGCGTGGGGCCCGGCAGCACCAACATGCTCACCGGCGCGGCCCTCGCGACGGTCAACCGGGTGCCGGTGCTGCTGCTGCCCAGCGACTTTTTTGCCAACCGCATTCCCGACCCCGTGCTGCAGCAGCTCGAACACCCCAGCGAGCACGACCTGAGCGTCAACGACTGCTTCCGGCCCGTCAGCCGCTTCTACGCGCGCGTCTCGCGACCGGAGCAGCTGCTCGCGGCGCTGCCCGAGGCGATGCGGGTGCTGACCGACCCCGCCGAGACCGGCGCCGTCACGCTCAGCCTGCCCGAGGACGTGCAGGCCGAGGCGTACGACTGGCCCGCCGCCTTCTTCGAGCAGCGCACCTGGCGCGTGCGGCGGCCCCCACCCGAACCGGACGTGGTGCAGCAGGTGGCAGGCCTGCTGCGCGGCGCGCGGCGCCCGCTCATCTACTGCGGTGGCGGGGTCATCTACAGCGGGGCCGAAGCGGCTTTGGGACAACTCGCCGAACGCCTGGGCGTGCCCGTCGTGGAAACCCAGGCCGGCAAGGGCGCGTTGCCCTGGAATCACCCCATGAACGCCGGGCCAGTGGGTGGTATCGGCGGGCTGGCCGCCAACCGCCTGGTGCGGGAAGCCGACCTGATCGTGGCCGTCGGGACCCGGCTGGGCGACTTCGTGACGGCCAGCAAAACCGCCTTCGCTGCGGGCGCGCGTTTCGTGGGCCTGAACGTCGTGCCAATGGACGCCGCCAAGCTCGGCGCGCTGTCAATGGTGGCCGACGCCCGCGCAGGCCTGGACGCGCTCCAGGGCGCACTCTCGGGCTGGAATGGCACGGACGCCGCCTACCGCGCGGAAACCCTTGCCCTGAAAGCCGAGTGGGACGCCGCCGTCAGTGCGGCCCGCCAGGACACCGGCAGCGTTCCACCCGCGCAGGGCGCCGTGATCGGCACGGTGAACGACGCGGTGGGCCCACACGCCACCGTCGTGTGCGCGGCGGGCAGTCTGCCGGGCGACCTGCTGAGGCTCTGGCGCCCCGAAGACCCCAAGGCGTACCACGTCGAGTACGGCTTTTCCTGCATGGGCTATGAAATTCCCGGCGGGCTGGGCGTGGCCCTCGCCGAGAGGGGGCGGCGCGTCGTGGTGATGGTGGGAGACGGCTCGTACCTGATGATGAACAGCGAGCTGGTCACCGCCGTCGCCGAGAACGTCGATCTGACCGTGGTGCTGGTCGACAACCGGGCCTTCATGAGCATTCGCGGGCTGCAGCTGGAGTCTGGCAGCCCCAGCTTCAACAACGAGCTGCGCCACCGCAATCCGACCACGAATCGCACTGACGGCGAGGTCGTGAAGCTGGACTTCGTGAAGCACGCCCAGGGCCTGGGCGCGCGGGCGGTGCGCGCAGAAAGCCTGAATGAGCTGCGCGAGGCGCTCACGGTGGCCGGGCGTGAGCGTGGGGTGCAGGTCATCGTGGTGCCGGTCAACTTGCGCGAGCGCGTGCCGGGCTTTGAA
- a CDS encoding cupin domain-containing protein translates to MKRHATVVCTSALLTVALSCGVLFATAQTPQGANVILNTKLDAAASTELVQLVLDFAPGAFTPSHTHGGLGYVSVLEGEITVREAGKEQKYKVGESWKELPGVYAEVGNAAATPARVMATFLLPKGAALTTTHTGTTNAQLPPGPTTVARSNFDLASLPSSFNLHQLVMEFPANSFTPEHTHGGVGFVTVLSGQMLVRDKNGEKTFKTGETWREMPGEYAVVGNAGTTPARVAVTFLVPAGSALTTNR, encoded by the coding sequence ATGAAGCGTCACGCCACCGTAGTCTGCACGTCCGCCCTACTCACCGTGGCCCTGTCGTGCGGCGTCCTGTTCGCGACCGCCCAGACACCTCAGGGTGCCAACGTCATCCTCAATACCAAACTCGACGCTGCTGCCAGCACGGAACTCGTACAGCTGGTCCTCGACTTCGCGCCGGGCGCCTTCACGCCCTCACACACCCACGGTGGCCTGGGGTACGTCTCGGTGCTCGAAGGTGAGATCACCGTGCGCGAGGCGGGCAAGGAACAGAAGTACAAGGTCGGGGAGTCATGGAAGGAGCTGCCCGGCGTGTACGCCGAGGTGGGCAATGCCGCCGCGACGCCCGCGCGGGTGATGGCGACCTTCCTGCTGCCCAAGGGTGCGGCACTCACGACCACCCACACGGGCACCACCAACGCGCAGCTTCCGCCGGGACCGACCACCGTGGCACGGTCCAACTTCGATCTGGCGTCCCTGCCGTCGTCTTTCAACCTGCACCAGCTGGTCATGGAATTCCCGGCGAATTCCTTCACCCCCGAGCATACGCACGGTGGGGTGGGCTTCGTGACGGTGCTGTCCGGGCAGATGCTCGTGCGCGACAAGAACGGGGAGAAGACCTTCAAGACCGGAGAGACCTGGCGCGAGATGCCCGGCGAGTACGCGGTGGTGGGCAATGCCGGCACGACGCCCGCGCGCGTGGCCGTCACCTTCCTGGTGCCCGCAGGCTCGGCCCTCACCACCAACCGCTGA
- a CDS encoding DUF5602 domain-containing protein, which translates to MKLHRHLVIGTVLLLAACAQNNPDSGVVQGESQTLNGASVNSWAKVGQDGQVIQAGVTIPMASIQNGPTTGDPVVAHLDFPVQAQQTTFLNHLSVDWNPQGHPPMERYGTPHFDFHVHGGSQADVQAINCADLTQIDPANVPQGWLPPVPPGDAPQDHCVPTMGFHSLPTTEFASPGVLKPGLFDKVMIVGSYKQQFVFLEPMVTREQLLRKESFTLPVPMPRNLGRTTRYPTKFEAVWDNAKDAYHFILSDFQQVQ; encoded by the coding sequence ATGAAGCTTCACCGCCATCTCGTGATCGGCACGGTCCTGCTCCTGGCTGCCTGCGCGCAGAACAACCCCGACTCGGGCGTCGTTCAAGGTGAAAGCCAGACCCTGAACGGCGCGAGCGTGAATTCCTGGGCAAAAGTGGGCCAGGACGGACAGGTCATCCAGGCCGGGGTGACCATCCCGATGGCCAGCATTCAGAACGGCCCGACCACCGGGGACCCGGTCGTGGCCCATCTGGATTTCCCGGTTCAGGCGCAGCAGACGACTTTTCTCAACCACCTCAGCGTGGACTGGAATCCGCAGGGCCACCCGCCGATGGAACGCTATGGCACCCCACACTTCGATTTCCACGTTCATGGCGGCAGCCAGGCGGACGTGCAGGCCATCAACTGCGCCGACCTGACGCAGATCGATCCGGCGAACGTGCCGCAGGGATGGCTCCCCCCGGTTCCTCCGGGCGACGCACCACAGGACCACTGTGTGCCGACGATGGGCTTTCACAGCCTGCCCACCACGGAATTCGCCTCGCCGGGCGTGCTGAAACCGGGTCTGTTCGACAAGGTGATGATCGTCGGTTCGTACAAGCAGCAGTTTGTCTTCCTGGAGCCCATGGTCACCCGCGAGCAGCTCCTCAGGAAGGAGAGCTTCACGCTGCCCGTTCCGATGCCGCGCAACCTGGGGCGCACGACGCGTTACCCCACCAAGTTCGAAGCCGTATGGGATAACGCCAAGGACGCTTATCACTTCATCCTCAGCGACTTCCAGCAGGTGCAGTAA
- a CDS encoding Gfo/Idh/MocA family oxidoreductase, translating into MERTLAVGVIGAGSMGARHARNLHQYVAGAQIAGLYDPDSGRAREVAASCGEATVFGDPLALIADSSIDAVLIASPDATHAELVHACLQHGKPVLCEKPLAVTAEGALKIVQAEQEIGRRLVGVGLMRRFDPQHLAVERALASGAVGRGLLFKGVHRNAKVPQHLPGEVVITNSAVHDIDSARWLLGQEVTQVFVSAVRTRDTLSADTRDMLLLQLQLTGGCLATIEVTVAADYGYEVSAEIVGVSGTVTTGLPMDAVIRSGRKTFTDVPADWLERFQEAYIDELAAWTHSVRSGQAFSGASAWDGYQALVVTDACILALKSAAAVAVPTPERPALYDRAVSPEVPSL; encoded by the coding sequence ATGGAGAGAACTCTTGCAGTGGGCGTGATCGGTGCCGGGAGCATGGGTGCGCGGCACGCCCGCAACCTTCACCAGTACGTCGCGGGAGCGCAAATCGCGGGCCTCTATGACCCCGATTCCGGTCGCGCGCGCGAAGTGGCGGCTTCCTGCGGTGAGGCCACCGTGTTCGGCGATCCCCTGGCCCTGATCGCGGACTCCTCCATCGACGCCGTTCTGATCGCGTCTCCTGACGCCACCCACGCGGAGCTCGTGCACGCCTGTCTGCAGCACGGCAAGCCGGTACTGTGCGAGAAACCGCTGGCCGTCACCGCCGAAGGCGCCCTGAAGATCGTTCAGGCCGAACAGGAGATCGGACGTCGGCTTGTCGGCGTGGGCCTGATGCGCCGCTTTGATCCCCAGCACCTCGCCGTCGAGCGTGCGCTCGCTTCCGGTGCGGTCGGTCGGGGGTTGCTCTTCAAGGGCGTGCACCGCAACGCCAAGGTCCCCCAGCACCTGCCCGGAGAGGTCGTGATCACCAACTCCGCCGTGCACGACATCGACTCAGCCCGCTGGCTGCTGGGCCAGGAAGTCACCCAGGTCTTCGTGAGCGCCGTGCGCACCCGCGACACCCTCAGCGCGGACACCCGCGACATGCTGCTGTTGCAGCTGCAGCTCACCGGTGGCTGCCTCGCCACCATCGAGGTCACGGTGGCCGCCGACTACGGCTACGAGGTCAGCGCCGAGATCGTGGGTGTAAGCGGCACCGTCACCACCGGCCTGCCCATGGACGCGGTGATCCGCTCGGGGCGCAAGACTTTCACGGACGTTCCGGCAGACTGGCTGGAGCGCTTTCAGGAGGCCTACATCGACGAGCTTGCCGCGTGGACCCACAGTGTCCGCAGCGGCCAGGCTTTTTCGGGCGCCAGCGCCTGGGACGGTTACCAGGCGCTCGTCGTGACCGACGCCTGCATCCTGGCGCTCAAAAGCGCCGCCGCTGTGGCCGTACCCACGCCCGAGCGGCCCGCCCTGTACGACCGGGCTGTTTCGCCCGAAGTGCCATCACTCTGA